GAAAAGCAACGCCCAAAAATAAAGCGCGCAGTTCGATTGTCGAGGAGGGAATCAGTATTACGCCTATCCCGGCGACCGAAGGCGAAACGATTACCATCACTTACGACGGGTTGCTTGCCAAAAGCGGGGCCAAAAGTATTTATACACATATCGGCTATGGGAGCAATGACCACTGGGCCGACATCGAGGATATCCCCATGAGCAGGCTTCCGCATGGATGGACCTGCGACATACTGCCCAAAAAGGAAAGAATGAACTTTTGCTTTCACGACGGAGCGAACAACTGGGATAACAATTACGGGCGCAATTGGAGCATTTCCATCCACAACGGGGAAGATGTGTGAGAAAATGTGTTTATTATTACTCATGAATGCTCAGCATTATTGTTGAGCATTTTTGCATATGGATGATTTTAATCATAATAGGGAATAATGTTCTATAACGATAATAAACGACAGGGGCTCATTCTTATGCGCCATCTTTTAAAAATCATTAACCAGAATAAACCAAAGCTTCGGGAACTTGATCCGACAACAGTCCAAAGGATTAAAGAGGGTATATACTTGGTCAAAATTATCAGCGAAACTGAAGTAACTGCCCGTAAATGCGATTTCTATGCCGGGAACGCCACCGATCAGGAAATAGCCAAATTTTTTCAAGAACAGGCGGATACACTAAAGAAAGCCAAGAATTTACTGCAGGAATACTACGAAAGCATGACCCAGGAGTGATTTATCGATGAAATTTACTGATATGGACATGCTCCAGGATTATGAAAAAGATACAAGAATGGCCACAGTGGCCTACGCGCTGATCCAGACTGAGATTATCGACCCCACATTAAGGAAAATCATAGGCAAGGTTAACAACGAAGCGGCCAAGGCTCAAGAAAAGGCCGCCAAGCTGATTCTATCAAGAGGAGACCGCCCGTAGGATCTTGAATTTTAGTCGCTGGCAAAAAAAGGAGGTTCAAAAACCGCTGAAAAACTGCTATAATTTAATTGTTCCTTAGGGAGAGGCGAGTCTGAACCCGAGGGAAAATGTTCAATTTGAACCCTAAAAACAAGGGATTTCTGAGTTGCAGGGGGGTGTGCGGCATGATCATTTCAGCAGCTTTATCCGTAAACGGCTACGGGTAAGGCTTTTTATTTTCCCTCCAGGCAGTTTGGAGACAAGACCAGTCATCGAAATTCAGAGGTGATGGTTACAAGTGACGTTGATTACAGAAATGCTGGATTCATATGCAACCGGTTCGGAACTGAAACGGGAGCATCTTATCGCGCTGCTTGGCGTGGAGTCAACAGAAGAGCTCTTAAGAATTCAGGAAAAGGTTAATGAAGTACGCCGAGAATGGGTAGGCGATGCCGTCCATATACGAGGCATCATTGAATTCTCCAACTACTGCACGCGCAGTTGCGCATACTGTGGGTTAAACCGGCACAACCGCAGCCTGAAACGGTACCGGATGACCCCGGAAGATATTGTCACAACTGCTCTTAAAGCATCAAAGATGGGATTTCGCACCATCGTGCTGCAGTCCGGCGAAGACCCGTTTTTTACGGCAGAAATACTGGCCGATGTTATCAGGGAAATAAAGAAAACGGGGACGGCCGTAACCCTAAGCGTTGGCGAACGGCCAGCCAGGGATTATCAATTGTGGCGGGAAGTGGGGGCCGACCGTTACCTGCTCAAGTTTGAGACATCGAACCCCGCGCTTTATGCCCGGCTGCATCCGGGAAGTTCTCTGAAGAACAGGTTGCGCTGCCTACAGGATTTGCACGAGCTGGGTTACCAGGTCGGGTCCGGCAATATTGTAGGTCTCCCGCGGCAGGAGGCCGGTATCTTAGCGGACGATCTACTGCTGATGAGAGAACTAAAACTGGAAATGGCCGGGATAGGACCATTTCTGCCGCATCCCGGCACAACTTTAGCGCGCCACCCAGCGCCCGATGTCAGCATGTGCCTGAAGGTTCTTGCCCTGGCCCGGCTGGTCA
This genomic interval from Peptococcaceae bacterium contains the following:
- a CDS encoding carbohydrate-binding protein; amino-acid sequence: MPRKATPKNKARSSIVEEGISITPIPATEGETITITYDGLLAKSGAKSIYTHIGYGSNDHWADIEDIPMSRLPHGWTCDILPKKERMNFCFHDGANNWDNNYGRNWSISIHNGEDV
- the hydE gene encoding [FeFe] hydrogenase H-cluster radical SAM maturase HydE codes for the protein MTLITEMLDSYATGSELKREHLIALLGVESTEELLRIQEKVNEVRREWVGDAVHIRGIIEFSNYCTRSCAYCGLNRHNRSLKRYRMTPEDIVTTALKASKMGFRTIVLQSGEDPFFTAEILADVIREIKKTGTAVTLSVGERPARDYQLWREVGADRYLLKFETSNPALYARLHPGSSLKNRLRCLQDLHELGYQVGSGNIVGLPRQEAGILADDLLLMRELKLEMAGIGPFLPHPGTTLARHPAPDVSMCLKVLALARLVIPWAHLPATTALGCLNPDGFKLGLEWGANVLMASLTPAVYRQYYEIYPQKAQSDKAVQMKLLASQLRRDVAADPGHGLLTLNLNNRNREVKT